In Alloyangia pacifica, the following proteins share a genomic window:
- the mnmA gene encoding tRNA 2-thiouridine(34) synthase MnmA has protein sequence MALDTQTLNSLGFAKSPADTRVVVAMSGGVDSSVVAAMLAEEGYDVVGVTLQLYDHGAALAKKGACCAGVDIHDARRVAEQMGFPHYVLDYENIFKDAVIDEFAESYLGGATPVPCIRCNERVKFKDLLETAKDLDADCMATGHYIQRMDGAEGAELHSAADANRDQSYFLFSTTPEQLSYLRFPLGHLKSKAETRALAAKYGLSVADKPDSQDICFVPDGNYASVIEKLRPGAAEPGEIVHADGRKLGTHKGVIHYTIGQRRGLGIGGLDEPLYVVKLDVDAKQVVVGPKEMLATRVIPVREINWLGDEPFTSRDEWHLKVKVRSTRPPRDAIIRPLSDTTAEVELLTPEEGVSPGQACVFYAPEGSRIFGGGWIWRGY, from the coding sequence ATGGCCCTCGATACCCAGACCCTGAACTCGCTTGGCTTTGCGAAATCCCCCGCCGACACGCGGGTGGTCGTCGCCATGTCTGGCGGCGTGGACAGCTCCGTCGTCGCCGCCATGCTGGCCGAGGAAGGCTACGACGTGGTCGGCGTGACGCTGCAACTCTACGATCACGGCGCGGCGCTGGCCAAGAAGGGCGCCTGCTGCGCCGGCGTCGACATCCACGACGCGCGCCGGGTCGCCGAGCAGATGGGTTTCCCGCACTACGTGCTGGACTACGAGAACATCTTCAAGGACGCGGTGATCGACGAGTTTGCCGAGAGCTACCTTGGCGGGGCCACCCCGGTGCCCTGCATCCGCTGCAACGAGCGGGTGAAGTTCAAGGACCTGCTGGAGACCGCCAAGGATCTCGATGCAGACTGCATGGCCACTGGTCACTACATTCAGCGCATGGATGGTGCCGAAGGCGCCGAGCTGCACTCGGCCGCCGATGCGAACCGGGACCAGAGCTATTTTCTCTTCTCGACCACCCCCGAGCAGCTCTCTTACCTGCGCTTCCCGCTGGGGCACCTCAAGAGCAAGGCCGAGACCCGTGCGCTGGCCGCCAAGTACGGGCTTTCGGTGGCCGACAAGCCCGACAGCCAGGACATCTGCTTCGTGCCCGACGGCAACTACGCCTCGGTGATCGAGAAGCTCCGCCCCGGTGCCGCGGAGCCGGGCGAGATCGTGCATGCGGACGGGCGCAAGCTCGGCACCCACAAGGGCGTCATCCACTACACCATCGGCCAGCGCCGCGGCCTTGGCATCGGCGGGCTCGACGAGCCGCTCTACGTGGTGAAACTTGACGTCGACGCCAAGCAGGTCGTGGTTGGCCCCAAGGAGATGCTGGCGACCCGCGTCATTCCGGTCCGCGAGATCAACTGGCTCGGCGATGAGCCCTTCACCAGCCGCGACGAATGGCACCTGAAGGTCAAGGTCCGCTCCACCCGCCCGCCGCGCGACGCGATCATCCGCCCGCTCAGCGACACCACCGCCGAGGTCGAACTTCTGACCCCAGAGGAAGGCGTCAGCCCGGGCCAGGCCTGCGTGTTCTATGCCCCCGAAGGCAGCCGCATCTTCGGTGGCGGCTGGATCTGGCGCGGCTACTGA
- a CDS encoding DUF1992 domain-containing protein has protein sequence MSWLNRLTERRILKSLVEGKLQGLEGEGRPLPDRSGEAHLDPGEAMGFRLMAEAGALPEEITLKKQVAAQQQRLARLTDPEARKAAMAELAVLQMKQSMAEEARRRFLRD, from the coding sequence ATGTCATGGCTGAACCGGCTCACGGAACGCCGGATCCTGAAGTCGCTGGTCGAGGGCAAGCTGCAGGGCCTGGAGGGTGAGGGGCGTCCCCTGCCCGATCGCAGCGGCGAGGCGCATCTCGACCCCGGCGAGGCCATGGGGTTCCGACTGATGGCCGAGGCCGGCGCCCTGCCCGAGGAAATCACCCTCAAGAAGCAGGTCGCCGCGCAGCAGCAGCGTCTGGCCCGACTGACCGACCCCGAGGCGCGCAAGGCGGCCATGGCCGAGCTTGCCGTTCTGCAGATGAAGCAATCCATGGCCGAGGAGGCCCGGCGCCGGTTCTTGCGCGACTAG
- a CDS encoding putative bifunctional diguanylate cyclase/phosphodiesterase codes for MISDLPDHDAFGQDDLPVSELDAFLDRIGASALPLTGAVACLVDLPPEVVGPRAVRLAAPLEGPVAESLRNLVDNRPEALALQQRRRTVEAVVKGRRLCFLIERIGSGRSSHPALPLGTIVLGFNADEVSIAAAETASAPFIAMLAALLVERRGKIAMAQDMAALGRQAAELQRRVQKDALSGLDNADAFRAQARETLGAGRGPYALVLMDLDNFKQINDLHGHQFGDIYLRAIARALQGSVPSDSRLGRIGGDEFALLLRLPADAEVALLQVMRACSAASARLAETMGKSELGGISMGAALYPRHGESYDTLFEQADTALYAAKEAGRGAAVIFDPHRHLRFSLRELMRNFAGALAAGEIGPVFHPVVDLATGQCTGYEVLARWRGENGEIIGPELFYPIFENPVLAEQLTRSMIVQSTEILRGLPVRTAVAGAPLRIGINVTGFDLHNPRFTGDFGRLLSDLGLPWQAIVIEVPETVILGETGGRVFESLSELRACGAKIALDDFGTGYGSLRHLGAWPIDMLKIDRQFVQGLSAHPRDRAVVEAILGMARRFGFRVVAEGIETPGQLSYLRAMGCDAGQGHMISPPLCGEVLAQAPLIYPIGEWAPDEG; via the coding sequence ATGATTAGCGATTTGCCGGACCACGATGCCTTCGGCCAGGATGACCTGCCGGTTTCCGAACTCGACGCCTTTCTGGACAGGATCGGCGCCTCGGCCCTGCCATTGACCGGGGCCGTCGCCTGTCTTGTGGACCTTCCGCCCGAGGTCGTTGGACCGCGCGCGGTACGCTTGGCGGCGCCGCTCGAGGGGCCCGTTGCCGAAAGCCTGCGCAACCTAGTGGACAATCGCCCCGAAGCGCTGGCGCTGCAACAGCGCAGACGGACCGTCGAAGCCGTCGTGAAGGGCCGGCGCCTGTGTTTCCTGATCGAGCGGATCGGCAGCGGCCGGAGTTCGCATCCGGCGTTGCCGCTGGGCACCATCGTGCTCGGCTTCAATGCCGACGAGGTCAGCATTGCCGCGGCAGAGACGGCCTCGGCGCCTTTCATCGCCATGCTCGCTGCGCTGCTTGTCGAGCGCCGCGGGAAGATCGCGATGGCGCAGGACATGGCCGCGCTCGGGCGTCAGGCGGCAGAACTGCAGCGACGGGTGCAGAAGGATGCGCTCTCCGGGCTCGACAATGCCGACGCCTTCCGGGCGCAGGCGCGCGAGACCCTGGGCGCGGGGCGCGGGCCTTATGCGCTGGTGCTCATGGACTTGGATAACTTCAAGCAGATCAATGATCTGCACGGGCATCAGTTCGGCGACATCTACCTGCGTGCCATCGCCAGGGCGCTGCAGGGCAGCGTCCCGTCCGACTCCCGGCTCGGGCGGATCGGTGGGGATGAGTTTGCGCTGCTGCTGCGCCTGCCCGCGGATGCGGAGGTGGCGCTGCTGCAAGTGATGCGGGCCTGCAGCGCGGCGAGCGCCCGCTTGGCCGAGACCATGGGAAAGTCCGAGCTGGGCGGGATCAGCATGGGCGCTGCGCTTTACCCGCGCCATGGCGAAAGCTACGACACCCTGTTCGAACAGGCCGACACGGCGCTCTATGCGGCCAAGGAGGCCGGGCGCGGCGCCGCGGTGATCTTCGATCCGCATCGCCACCTGCGTTTCAGCCTGCGCGAGCTCATGCGAAATTTCGCCGGGGCGTTGGCCGCAGGAGAGATAGGGCCGGTCTTTCACCCGGTGGTCGACCTCGCCACCGGGCAGTGTACCGGCTACGAGGTTCTGGCCCGCTGGCGCGGTGAGAACGGCGAGATCATCGGCCCCGAGCTCTTTTACCCGATCTTCGAGAACCCGGTTCTGGCCGAACAGTTGACCCGCAGCATGATCGTGCAGTCCACCGAGATTCTGCGCGGGCTGCCAGTGCGCACGGCGGTCGCGGGCGCCCCCCTGCGCATCGGCATCAACGTCACCGGCTTCGACCTGCACAACCCCCGTTTCACGGGCGATTTCGGAAGGCTGCTCTCGGACCTCGGGCTGCCTTGGCAGGCGATCGTGATCGAGGTGCCCGAGACGGTGATCCTGGGAGAGACAGGGGGGCGTGTCTTCGAGTCATTGAGTGAGTTGCGCGCCTGCGGGGCAAAAATCGCGCTCGACGACTTCGGCACCGGCTACGGCAGTCTGCGCCATCTCGGCGCTTGGCCGATCGACATGCTGAAAATAGACCGTCAGTTCGTGCAGGGGCTCAGCGCGCATCCGCGCGACCGCGCCGTGGTCGAGGCGATCCTCGGCATGGCGCGGCGCTTCGGCTTCCGCGTCGTGGCCGAGGGGATCGAGACCCCCGGCCAGCTCAGCTACCTCAGGGCCATGGGCTGCGACGCAGGGCAGGGGCATATGATTTCTCCCCCGCTCTGCGGCGAAGTGCTGGCGCAGGCGCCGCTGATCTACCCAATCGGCGAATGGGCTCCGGACGAGGGCTAG
- a CDS encoding sigma-54-dependent transcriptional regulator produces MTKAMKIAIVDDEKDMRQSISQWLALSGYDTETYSSAEEALGAVGADYPGIVISDIRMPGMDGIQFLRKLMGNDSALPVIMITGHGDVPMAVEAMRIGAYDFLEKPFNPDRMSELAKKATNARRLTLDNRVLRRELSDGGQLMSKLIGQSPAMERLREDVLDLGQADGHVLIDGETGTGKTLIAHALHAVGSRAGKKFVLISCAAMDEDALMRRLFGPMQPEDTRLPAIEEARGGTLVLEDIESLSDASQARLLSVINDQGTPPETRIIAICNLQDEGRTCETALRPDLYYRLAALKITVPPLRQRGEDILTLFTRFSEQFSDEYGCDAPQVSAQEAAQLLQAPWPGNVRQLINLAERAVLQSRRGTGTIASLLMNDHEDMQPVMTTEGKPLKEYVEAFERMLIDNTMRRHKGSISSVMDELCLPRRTLNEKMAKYGLQRSDYL; encoded by the coding sequence ATGACCAAAGCCATGAAGATCGCCATCGTCGACGATGAAAAGGACATGCGCCAGTCGATCAGCCAGTGGCTGGCCCTGTCTGGCTATGACACCGAGACCTACTCCAGCGCCGAAGAGGCGCTTGGCGCGGTGGGCGCGGATTACCCGGGCATCGTGATCTCGGACATCCGCATGCCGGGGATGGATGGCATCCAGTTCCTGCGCAAGCTGATGGGCAACGACTCGGCGCTGCCCGTCATCATGATCACCGGCCACGGCGACGTGCCCATGGCCGTCGAGGCGATGCGGATCGGGGCCTATGACTTCCTCGAGAAGCCTTTCAACCCGGACCGCATGTCGGAGCTGGCGAAGAAAGCCACCAATGCCCGCCGCCTGACGCTCGACAACCGGGTGCTGCGCCGCGAGCTTTCGGACGGCGGCCAGCTGATGAGCAAGCTCATCGGCCAGAGCCCGGCGATGGAGCGGCTGCGCGAGGACGTGCTCGATCTGGGCCAGGCCGATGGCCACGTGCTGATCGACGGCGAGACCGGCACCGGCAAGACGCTGATCGCCCACGCGCTGCACGCGGTGGGCTCGCGCGCCGGCAAGAAGTTCGTGCTGATCTCCTGCGCGGCGATGGACGAGGACGCGCTGATGCGCCGCCTCTTCGGCCCGATGCAGCCCGAGGACACCCGTCTTCCGGCGATCGAGGAGGCGCGCGGCGGCACGTTGGTGCTCGAGGACATCGAAAGCCTCTCGGACGCCTCGCAGGCGCGACTCCTGTCGGTGATCAACGATCAGGGCACCCCACCTGAAACCCGCATCATCGCCATCTGCAACCTGCAGGACGAGGGCCGCACCTGCGAGACCGCGCTGCGCCCCGACCTTTACTACCGTCTTGCCGCGCTGAAGATCACCGTGCCGCCGCTGCGCCAGCGCGGCGAGGACATCCTGACGCTCTTCACCCGCTTCTCCGAGCAGTTCTCGGATGAATACGGCTGCGACGCGCCGCAGGTCTCGGCTCAGGAGGCGGCGCAGCTGCTGCAGGCGCCCTGGCCCGGAAACGTGCGCCAGCTGATCAACCTTGCCGAGCGCGCGGTGCTGCAGTCGCGTCGTGGGACAGGCACCATCGCCTCGCTGCTGATGAATGACCACGAGGACATGCAGCCGGTGATGACCACCGAGGGCAAGCCGCTGAAGGAATACGTGGAAGCGTTCGAGCGGATGCTGATCGACAACACCATGCGCCGCCACAAGGGCTCGATCTCCTCGGTGATGGACGAGCTCTGCCTGCCGCGCCGGACGCTGAACGAGAAGATGGCCAAATACGGCCTGCAGCGGTCGGACTACCTCTGA
- a CDS encoding sensor histidine kinase yields the protein MSETTRDKKDRRRSGPLSWRVRAALILLLVLAVSTVWITNVLLTDRSTASTRNRAELRLALYSGNILSELRRNAIVPQLLARDPALIGALNSGDFSQSTQRLISYVDEIGAASLMLLDRDGRTVAATDRNRLGSNHRSEAYYVDALRANTTVFTVQEREAGGYAFTYSRRMESQNSSIGVIMVEVDLAKFERAWAGITDAVAVLDSEGRIILATEPRWRGLTMDEALAKQPAENAIERAIKATADWTALPADAYLRGEAVMRIDGRIPFRGWTMATFTTYASVREKVNAVLALEIMAFALLTALAFYALSRKTALRMALFQRESVELRALNARLQREIAEREKVQKDLASAEQTLEQSSKLAALGEMSAAVSHELNQPLAAMKTYLAGARLLLKRNRPEEAMTAFSRIDDLIERMGAITRQLKSYARKGQANFVPVDMGEALASSLSMMEPQLKARRVRISKILPDLPVMVMGDRMRIEQVLVNLLRNAIDATKSVANPEIEIILASGETATLSVRDNGHGIEDLDALFEPFYTTKQPGDGTGLGLAISSGIVTDLGGRLSARNGTEGGAVFEMQLPILNESPAAAE from the coding sequence ATGTCGGAGACCACGCGTGACAAGAAAGACAGACGGCGTTCGGGCCCGCTGAGTTGGCGGGTGCGGGCGGCGCTTATCCTTTTGCTGGTGCTGGCGGTCAGCACGGTGTGGATCACCAACGTCCTGCTCACCGACCGTTCCACCGCCTCGACGCGCAACCGCGCCGAGCTGCGGCTGGCGCTCTATTCCGGCAATATCCTGTCCGAGTTGCGCCGCAATGCCATCGTGCCGCAGTTGCTGGCGCGCGATCCGGCCCTGATCGGGGCGCTGAACTCGGGAGACTTCAGCCAGTCGACGCAGCGGCTGATTTCCTATGTCGACGAGATCGGGGCGGCCTCGCTGATGCTGCTCGACCGCGACGGGCGCACCGTGGCGGCCACCGACCGCAACCGGCTTGGCTCGAACCACCGCTCCGAGGCCTATTACGTCGACGCGCTGCGTGCCAATACCACCGTCTTTACCGTGCAGGAGCGCGAGGCGGGGGGCTACGCCTTCACCTATTCGCGGCGCATGGAGAGCCAGAACTCCTCCATCGGCGTGATCATGGTCGAGGTCGATCTGGCGAAGTTTGAACGGGCCTGGGCAGGGATCACCGATGCCGTCGCCGTGCTCGATTCCGAGGGGCGGATCATCCTTGCCACCGAGCCGCGCTGGCGCGGGCTCACCATGGACGAGGCCCTGGCAAAGCAGCCCGCCGAGAATGCCATCGAGCGCGCCATCAAGGCCACCGCCGACTGGACCGCGCTGCCCGCCGATGCCTACCTGCGCGGCGAGGCGGTGATGCGCATCGACGGGCGCATTCCCTTCCGCGGATGGACCATGGCGACCTTCACCACCTATGCCTCGGTGCGCGAGAAGGTGAACGCCGTGCTGGCGCTCGAGATCATGGCCTTTGCTCTGCTGACCGCGCTGGCCTTCTACGCGCTGTCGCGCAAGACCGCGCTGCGCATGGCCCTCTTCCAGCGCGAGAGCGTCGAGCTGCGCGCGCTGAACGCGCGGCTGCAGCGCGAGATCGCAGAGCGTGAGAAGGTGCAGAAGGATCTGGCCAGTGCCGAGCAGACGCTCGAGCAGAGCTCGAAGCTGGCCGCCCTCGGCGAGATGTCCGCCGCCGTCAGCCACGAGCTGAACCAGCCGCTGGCGGCGATGAAAACCTACCTCGCGGGGGCGCGGCTGCTGCTCAAGCGCAACCGCCCCGAGGAGGCGATGACCGCCTTTTCCCGCATCGACGACCTGATCGAGCGCATGGGGGCGATCACCCGCCAGCTCAAGAGCTACGCGCGCAAGGGGCAGGCGAATTTCGTGCCGGTCGACATGGGCGAGGCATTGGCCTCCTCGCTGTCGATGATGGAGCCGCAGCTGAAGGCGCGGCGGGTGCGGATCTCCAAGATTCTTCCCGACCTGCCAGTGATGGTGATGGGCGACCGGATGCGCATCGAGCAGGTCCTGGTGAACCTGCTGCGCAATGCCATCGACGCGACCAAATCCGTTGCCAACCCCGAGATCGAGATCATCCTCGCCAGCGGCGAGACGGCGACGCTCAGCGTGCGCGACAACGGCCACGGCATCGAGGATCTCGATGCGCTGTTCGAGCCCTTCTACACCACCAAGCAGCCCGGCGACGGCACCGGCCTCGGCCTCGCGATCTCCTCGGGGATCGTCACCGACCTCGGTGGACGCCTCTCGGCACGCAACGGGACCGAAGGGGGGGCTGTTTTCGAGATGCAATTGCCTATCTTGAACGAAAGCCCCGCCGCGGCAGAGTGA
- the purQ gene encoding phosphoribosylformylglycinamidine synthase subunit PurQ translates to MKAAVIVFPGSNCDRDLKMAFEQAGLEVEMVWHKDTTLPAGVDIVGLPGGFSYGDYLRCGAIAANSPICQGVKAHAERGGYVFGVCNGFQILTETGLLPGALLRNANLKYICRTVGLEVAESQSVFTRGYEMGEKIGIPIAHHDGNYTADAATLDMLEGEGRVAFRYTDNPNGADRDIAGILSENRRVLGMMPHPERACDPSQGNEDGARLFANLTAALAEA, encoded by the coding sequence ATGAAAGCCGCCGTCATCGTCTTCCCCGGATCGAACTGCGATCGTGATCTGAAGATGGCCTTCGAACAGGCCGGGCTCGAGGTCGAGATGGTCTGGCACAAGGACACCACGCTGCCTGCGGGCGTCGACATCGTCGGCCTGCCGGGCGGCTTCTCCTATGGCGATTACCTGCGCTGCGGTGCCATCGCCGCCAACTCGCCGATCTGCCAGGGCGTGAAGGCCCATGCCGAGCGCGGCGGCTACGTCTTCGGCGTCTGCAACGGCTTCCAGATCCTCACCGAGACCGGGCTGCTGCCGGGGGCGCTGCTGCGCAACGCGAACCTCAAGTACATCTGCCGCACGGTGGGTCTGGAAGTGGCCGAGAGCCAGTCCGTCTTTACCCGCGGCTACGAGATGGGCGAGAAGATCGGCATCCCGATCGCGCATCACGACGGCAATTACACCGCCGACGCTGCGACGCTGGACATGCTCGAGGGCGAGGGACGCGTGGCCTTCCGCTACACCGACAACCCCAATGGCGCGGACCGCGACATCGCCGGCATCCTTTCGGAAAACCGCCGTGTTCTCGGGATGATGCCGCACCCCGAGCGGGCCTGCGATCCGTCGCAGGGCAACGAGGACGGTGCGCGTCTTTTCGCCAATCTGACGGCGGCGCTCGCCGAGGCTTGA
- a CDS encoding zinc-binding dehydrogenase → MRAAVLREYNADLSIEEVEMPACPDDGVVLKVLACGVCRSDWHGWSGEHPRVKPGQIQGHEYCGEVVEAGPGSQWQVGDKLVAPFILACGTCPQCREGQQHTCFDQRLPGFIEPGAFAEYVAVPRDFNLARLPEGMSPTLAAGLGCRVTTAWHALTGRAALQGGEWLAVHGTGGIGLSAAILGRALGAHVVVVDVVPEKLEHALSLGMDAAVNAAEEDAAAKIKEITGGGAHVSVEALGIPQTVNASIRCLRPLGRHVQVGMPVGHHAVQEVDMNAVYMANLALYGTRGMPSHRYPSLLGLITRGKVDMSPLIAREIPLSQAGAELAAFNGPTPPGVAVITDFTR, encoded by the coding sequence ATGCGCGCCGCCGTCCTGAGAGAATACAACGCCGATTTGTCGATCGAGGAGGTGGAGATGCCCGCCTGTCCCGACGACGGGGTGGTGCTGAAGGTGCTTGCCTGCGGGGTCTGCCGCTCGGACTGGCACGGCTGGTCGGGCGAGCATCCTCGGGTCAAGCCGGGGCAGATTCAGGGGCACGAGTATTGCGGCGAGGTGGTCGAGGCCGGGCCGGGCTCGCAATGGCAGGTGGGCGACAAGCTGGTTGCGCCCTTCATCCTCGCCTGCGGCACCTGCCCGCAGTGCCGCGAGGGGCAGCAGCATACCTGCTTCGATCAGCGCCTCCCGGGCTTCATCGAGCCGGGCGCCTTTGCCGAATACGTCGCCGTGCCGCGCGATTTCAACCTCGCCCGGCTGCCCGAGGGCATGTCGCCGACTTTGGCGGCGGGTCTCGGCTGCCGGGTGACCACCGCCTGGCACGCGCTCACCGGGCGCGCGGCGCTGCAGGGCGGCGAGTGGCTGGCGGTACATGGCACCGGCGGCATCGGGCTTTCCGCGGCGATCCTCGGCCGGGCTCTGGGCGCGCATGTGGTGGTCGTCGACGTCGTGCCCGAGAAGCTTGAGCACGCGCTCTCGCTCGGCATGGACGCAGCGGTGAACGCCGCCGAGGAGGATGCGGCAGCGAAGATCAAGGAGATCACCGGCGGCGGGGCCCATGTCAGCGTCGAGGCGCTGGGTATTCCGCAGACGGTTAACGCCTCGATCCGCTGCCTGCGCCCGCTCGGGCGGCATGTACAGGTTGGGATGCCGGTCGGGCATCACGCCGTGCAGGAGGTGGACATGAATGCCGTCTACATGGCCAATCTTGCGCTTTACGGCACGCGCGGGATGCCCTCGCACCGCTATCCGTCGCTGCTTGGATTGATCACGCGGGGAAAGGTGGATATGAGCCCTCTCATCGCGCGCGAGATTCCCCTCAGCCAGGCCGGGGCGGAGCTGGCGGCGTTCAATGGGCCGACGCCTCCGGGCGTGGCCGTGATCACCGATTTCACCCGCTGA
- a CDS encoding homoserine O-succinyltransferase: MPIKLPEDLPAYDVLSREGVMVMSEDSASRQDIRPLRIALLNLMPKKIQTENQFARLIGATPLQIELSLIRMTEHQTKNTAAEHMEAFYRPFSEVEASGEKFDGLIITGAPIEHLEFSEVTYWDELRRVFDWSQTHVHATFGVCWGGMAMINYFHGVKKHSLDHKAFGCVRHQNLAPASPFLRGFSDDMVMPVSRWTEMRRDEIEAAGLPVLIDSPETGPALVEDKAHRALYIFNHLEYDSTTLKDEYDRDVEAGKPINVPANYYPNDDPSKKPQNRWRSHAHLLFTNWISEIYMTTPFDLSRIGSESTDWRAAAKVGA; encoded by the coding sequence ATGCCCATCAAGCTGCCCGAAGACCTTCCCGCCTACGACGTGCTCTCGCGCGAGGGCGTGATGGTCATGTCCGAGGACAGCGCCTCGCGGCAGGATATCCGCCCCTTGCGCATCGCGCTGCTCAATCTCATGCCCAAGAAGATCCAGACCGAGAACCAGTTCGCGCGCCTCATCGGGGCGACGCCGCTGCAGATCGAGCTGTCGCTGATCCGCATGACCGAGCACCAGACCAAGAACACCGCCGCCGAGCACATGGAGGCCTTTTACCGGCCCTTCTCCGAGGTCGAGGCCAGCGGCGAGAAATTCGACGGGCTGATTATCACAGGCGCGCCGATCGAGCATCTGGAGTTCTCCGAGGTCACCTACTGGGACGAGCTCCGCAGAGTCTTCGACTGGAGCCAGACCCATGTGCACGCCACTTTCGGCGTCTGCTGGGGCGGCATGGCGATGATCAACTATTTCCACGGGGTGAAGAAGCACAGCCTGGATCACAAGGCCTTCGGCTGCGTGCGCCACCAGAATCTCGCCCCCGCCTCGCCCTTCCTGCGCGGCTTCTCGGACGACATGGTGATGCCGGTGTCGCGCTGGACCGAAATGCGCCGGGACGAGATCGAGGCCGCCGGCCTGCCTGTGCTGATCGACTCGCCCGAAACCGGCCCGGCGCTGGTCGAGGACAAGGCGCACCGCGCGCTCTACATCTTCAACCACCTCGAGTACGACAGCACCACGCTGAAGGACGAGTACGACCGCGACGTCGAGGCCGGCAAGCCGATCAACGTGCCGGCGAACTACTACCCGAACGACGATCCCAGCAAGAAGCCGCAAAACCGCTGGCGCAGCCACGCGCATCTGCTTTTCACCAACTGGATCTCGGAGATCTACATGACCACCCCCTTCGACCTCTCCCGCATCGGCAGCGAGTCCACCGACTGGCGTGCCGCGGCGAAGGTCGGGGCCTGA
- a CDS encoding alpha/beta fold hydrolase: protein MWQALLPVVALLLAGCGLTSSKAVREEAAAEAAFPPEGRFLQVDGRRVHYVEAGSGPALVLIHGASGNLRDWTFDAVSRLSPDYRVIAFDRPGLGYTEAEADGDSIFEQAALLSAAATQLGATRPIVVGQSYGGAVALAWAANHPERVSALVLLGAASQPWEGGLPFFYKLTAGPLAPLANPAIAAFAPDDRVQEAITEVFAPNPVPAGYAAHIGAPLTLRRESLDANARQRASLKAEIRALAPRYPALDLPVELIHGEADTTVGLQIHSVPTAAQIPGANLVTLPRVGHMPQHVSPAQMDAAIARAAARAGLR, encoded by the coding sequence ATGTGGCAGGCGCTGCTTCCCGTCGTCGCGCTGCTGCTGGCAGGCTGCGGGCTGACCAGCAGCAAGGCCGTCAGGGAAGAGGCCGCCGCCGAAGCGGCCTTCCCGCCAGAGGGCCGTTTCCTTCAGGTGGATGGCCGCCGCGTGCACTACGTCGAGGCGGGCTCCGGCCCTGCACTGGTGCTGATCCATGGTGCCAGCGGCAACCTGCGCGACTGGACCTTCGACGCCGTCTCGCGGCTGAGCCCCGATTACCGCGTCATCGCCTTCGACCGCCCGGGGCTCGGCTATACCGAGGCCGAGGCGGATGGCGACAGCATTTTCGAGCAGGCTGCGCTGCTCTCGGCCGCGGCCACGCAGCTCGGCGCGACGCGCCCCATCGTGGTCGGCCAGTCCTACGGCGGCGCGGTGGCGCTGGCCTGGGCGGCGAACCACCCCGAGCGGGTCTCGGCGCTGGTGTTGCTGGGCGCCGCCTCGCAACCCTGGGAGGGCGGGCTGCCGTTCTTCTACAAGCTGACCGCCGGGCCGCTCGCGCCGCTGGCCAATCCCGCCATCGCCGCCTTCGCCCCTGATGACAGGGTGCAGGAGGCGATCACCGAGGTCTTTGCGCCCAACCCGGTGCCCGCGGGCTATGCCGCCCATATCGGCGCACCGCTGACGCTCCGGCGCGAGAGCCTCGACGCCAACGCCCGCCAGCGCGCCAGCCTCAAGGCCGAGATCCGCGCGCTCGCGCCCCGCTACCCGGCGCTCGATCTGCCGGTCGAACTGATCCATGGCGAGGCCGACACCACCGTCGGGCTGCAGATCCACTCGGTGCCCACGGCGGCGCAGATCCCCGGCGCCAACCTCGTCACCCTGCCCCGCGTCGGCCATATGCCGCAGCACGTCAGCCCGGCGCAGATGGATGCCGCCATCGCCCGGGCCGCCGCGCGCGCGGGTTTGCGCTAG